The following proteins are encoded in a genomic region of Thermococcus henrietii:
- a CDS encoding SagB/ThcOx family dehydrogenase, whose amino-acid sequence MLRKVAYLTLALALVLPLLLIFKPGPRFETVETASGEVVPLPEPRLRGEISVEEAIAKRRSIRSYRDEPLTLEELSQLLWSAQGITSSKGYRSAPSAGATYPFEVYVVAGKVEGLEPGIYRYIPWKHALELVKPGDYRMELQRACLDQEWVGSAPVDLVLVAFYERTTDVYGERGIRYVHMEAGHIGQNIYLQATALGLGTVAVGAFHDDEVASLLGTEGAPLYVFPVGRHG is encoded by the coding sequence ATGCTCCGGAAGGTTGCCTACCTGACCCTGGCGCTGGCCCTCGTTCTCCCACTACTGTTAATCTTCAAGCCGGGCCCGAGGTTTGAGACCGTTGAGACGGCCTCGGGTGAGGTTGTGCCCCTTCCAGAACCCCGTTTGAGGGGTGAGATAAGCGTTGAGGAGGCGATAGCGAAGAGGAGGAGCATCCGCTCCTACCGTGACGAGCCCCTAACCCTTGAAGAGCTCTCCCAGCTCCTCTGGTCGGCTCAGGGAATAACGAGTTCAAAGGGCTACCGCTCGGCCCCGAGCGCGGGCGCTACTTATCCCTTCGAGGTCTACGTCGTCGCTGGCAAGGTTGAGGGCCTTGAACCCGGAATTTACCGCTACATCCCCTGGAAACACGCCCTTGAGCTGGTAAAGCCCGGTGACTATCGGATGGAGCTCCAGAGGGCCTGTCTCGACCAGGAATGGGTCGGTAGCGCCCCCGTTGACCTCGTTCTCGTCGCCTTCTACGAGAGAACAACTGACGTCTACGGTGAGAGGGGAATCCGGTACGTTCACATGGAGGCCGGCCACATAGGCCAGAACATCTATCTCCAGGCAACCGCCCTTGGCCTCGGAACGGTCGCGGTCGGGGCTTTCCACGACGATGAGGTTGCCTCGCTCCTTGGAACTGAAGGTGCTCCGCTCTACGTCTTTCCGGTGGGGAGGCATGGTTGA
- a CDS encoding ornithine aminotransferase — MVVRPNVKELPGPKAKEIIERNFKYLATTTQDPENLPIVIERGEGIRVYDVDGNVFYDFASGVGVINVGHAHPRVVEAIKKQAEKFTHYSLTDFFYENAVVLAEKLTSLAPGDFEKKVVYSNSGAEANEAAMKLVKYGTGRKQFLAFYHAFHGRTQAVLSLTASKWVQQDGFFPTMPGVTHIPYPNPYRNTWGIDGYDEPDELINRVLDFIEEYVFRHVPPHEIGAIFFEPIQGEGGYVVPPKNFFKELKKFADEYGILLADDEVQMGIGRTGRFWAIEHFGVEPDLIQFGKAIGGGLPLAGVVHRKDISFDKPGRHATTFGGNPVAIAAGIEVVEIVKELLPHVQEVGDYLHKILEELKENYEVIGDARGLGLAQAVEIVKSKDTKEKYPELRDRIVGEAAKRGLVLLGCGDNSIRFIPPLVVTKEEIDVAMEIFEDALKAALK, encoded by the coding sequence ATGGTGGTCAGACCGAACGTTAAGGAACTCCCCGGGCCGAAGGCCAAGGAGATAATCGAGAGGAACTTCAAGTACCTCGCCACTACGACCCAGGACCCCGAAAACCTTCCGATAGTCATCGAGCGCGGTGAGGGAATAAGGGTTTACGACGTTGACGGAAACGTCTTCTACGACTTCGCGAGCGGTGTTGGAGTTATAAACGTCGGCCACGCCCACCCGCGCGTCGTCGAGGCGATAAAGAAGCAGGCCGAGAAGTTCACCCACTACTCGCTCACCGACTTCTTCTACGAGAACGCCGTTGTCTTGGCCGAGAAGCTCACGAGCCTCGCCCCCGGCGACTTCGAGAAGAAGGTCGTTTACAGCAACAGCGGTGCTGAGGCCAACGAGGCCGCTATGAAGCTCGTCAAGTACGGAACCGGAAGGAAGCAGTTCTTGGCGTTTTACCACGCCTTCCACGGAAGAACCCAGGCCGTTCTGAGCCTTACCGCGAGCAAGTGGGTCCAGCAGGACGGCTTCTTCCCGACCATGCCGGGCGTTACTCACATACCCTACCCAAACCCCTACAGGAACACCTGGGGAATCGACGGTTACGACGAGCCCGATGAGCTCATAAACCGCGTTCTCGACTTCATAGAGGAGTACGTCTTCAGGCACGTTCCACCCCACGAGATTGGCGCGATATTCTTCGAGCCGATACAGGGTGAAGGCGGTTACGTCGTCCCGCCGAAGAACTTCTTCAAGGAGCTCAAGAAGTTCGCCGACGAGTACGGAATACTCCTCGCCGACGACGAGGTTCAGATGGGCATAGGCAGGACCGGAAGGTTCTGGGCCATCGAGCACTTTGGAGTCGAGCCCGACCTCATCCAGTTCGGTAAGGCCATCGGCGGTGGACTCCCGCTCGCTGGTGTCGTCCACAGGAAGGATATAAGCTTCGACAAGCCCGGAAGGCACGCGACCACCTTCGGTGGCAACCCCGTTGCCATCGCCGCTGGAATAGAGGTCGTCGAGATAGTCAAGGAGCTCCTCCCGCACGTCCAGGAGGTCGGCGACTACCTCCACAAGATACTCGAGGAGCTCAAGGAGAACTACGAGGTCATCGGAGACGCTCGCGGTCTCGGTCTCGCGCAGGCCGTCGAGATTGTCAAGAGCAAGGACACCAAGGAGAAGTACCCCGAGCTCAGGGACAGGATTGTCGGAGAGGCGGCGAAGCGCGGTCTCGTTCTGCTCGGCTGTGGCGACAACAGCATTCGCTTCATCCCGCCGCTGGTCGTCACCAAGGAGGAAATCGACGTCGCAATGGAGATATTCGAGGACGCCCTCAAGGCCGCCCTCAAGTGA
- a CDS encoding ferritin-like domain-containing protein: MEMIEVLEEIKKLNERELLSYWIKGEYEEAETYLKLAERAKELGLPKEVYETFERLGKESKGHGDELYKIYRQKYGEKLAEVNVASIEGTHLLGKFYKIEDLEDVLQGAMEAEKLAETVYRKLAEETDNEELRKVYLYLADVEKGHYSALKALYEWRKKKGLL; encoded by the coding sequence ATGGAAATGATTGAGGTTCTGGAGGAGATTAAGAAGCTCAACGAGCGCGAACTGCTCAGCTACTGGATTAAGGGCGAATACGAGGAGGCCGAGACCTACCTAAAGCTGGCCGAGAGGGCCAAGGAGCTCGGCCTTCCCAAGGAGGTCTATGAGACCTTTGAAAGGCTCGGCAAGGAGTCCAAGGGCCACGGAGACGAACTCTATAAGATTTACCGCCAGAAGTACGGGGAAAAGCTCGCCGAGGTCAACGTTGCAAGCATTGAAGGAACGCACCTACTCGGCAAGTTCTACAAGATAGAAGACCTCGAGGACGTCCTTCAGGGTGCAATGGAGGCCGAGAAGCTCGCTGAAACCGTCTACCGGAAGCTGGCAGAGGAAACCGATAACGAGGAGCTCAGAAAGGTCTACCTCTACCTTGCGGACGTTGAGAAGGGCCATTACTCGGCATTAAAGGCCCTCTACGAGTGGAGAAAAAAGAAGGGGTTACTTTGA
- a CDS encoding family 4B encapsulin nanocompartment shell protein: protein MKEIGDVVVRAIEELKNEGMNPDIMLAGPGFIEHTREFLTSLGLRIYRIEELGYDAVIADSAYLGQIKKASRRISVEPFLEEKRVWEEIEKLDV, encoded by the coding sequence ATGAAGGAGATTGGGGACGTTGTTGTTCGGGCCATTGAGGAACTTAAGAATGAGGGTATGAACCCGGACATAATGCTCGCCGGCCCGGGCTTTATAGAGCATACAAGGGAGTTCCTTACGTCCCTCGGCCTACGTATTTACCGCATAGAAGAGCTTGGCTACGATGCGGTTATAGCCGATTCTGCGTACCTGGGTCAGATAAAGAAGGCCTCGCGCAGAATCTCGGTTGAGCCGTTTCTTGAGGAGAAGAGAGTCTGGGAAGAAATAGAGAAGCTTGACGTTTAG
- the deoC gene encoding deoxyribose-phosphate aldolase: MNAREIARYIDHTNLKPYATREDIIKLCDEAIQYGFYAVCVNPYRVKLAKDYLSEKKANVKVASVIGFPLGATPTEVKVFEAKKALEDGADELDMVINIGALKDEDYDYVRRDIEEVVKVAHEKGAKVKVIIETCYLTEEEKVKACELAKEAGADFVKTSTGFGTGGATVEDVRLMRKVVGPGMGVKAAGGIRTYEKAVEMIKAGANRIGTSSGVKIVEGAPK; this comes from the coding sequence ATGAACGCTCGAGAAATCGCTCGTTATATCGACCACACCAACCTCAAGCCCTATGCAACTAGGGAGGACATTATCAAGCTCTGCGATGAGGCAATTCAGTACGGCTTCTACGCCGTCTGCGTTAACCCCTACCGCGTCAAGCTCGCCAAGGACTACTTGAGCGAGAAGAAGGCCAACGTCAAGGTCGCGAGTGTCATAGGCTTCCCGCTCGGTGCCACCCCAACGGAGGTCAAGGTTTTCGAGGCCAAAAAAGCGCTGGAAGACGGCGCCGATGAGCTGGACATGGTCATCAATATAGGCGCACTCAAGGATGAGGACTACGACTACGTTAGGAGAGATATAGAGGAGGTCGTCAAGGTCGCCCACGAGAAAGGCGCAAAGGTCAAGGTCATAATCGAGACCTGCTACCTCACTGAGGAGGAGAAGGTCAAGGCCTGTGAGCTGGCAAAAGAGGCCGGAGCGGACTTCGTGAAAACTTCCACCGGCTTCGGAACAGGAGGGGCGACTGTTGAGGACGTCAGGCTGATGAGAAAGGTAGTTGGTCCCGGGATGGGCGTTAAAGCGGCCGGCGGAATCAGAACCTACGAGAAGGCCGTTGAGATGATTAAGGCTGGGGCCAACAGGATTGGGACGTCGAGCGGTGTAAAAATCGTGGAAGGTGCCCCAAAATGA
- the eno gene encoding phosphopyruvate hydratase, which produces MENPFEITAVIAREILDSRGNPTVEVEVYTPVSMGRAAVPSGASTGTHEAVELRDGGKRYHGKGVKRAVENVNKIIAPEIIGMDVTWQRDIDTLMIELDGTENKSNLGANAILGVSLAVAKAAANALGLPLYQYIGGTNAYVMPVPMSNVINGGVHAGNELDFQEFMIMPVGADSFREGIRWVSETYHTLKKVIAEKYGKNAVNVGDEGGFAPPLREPSEALDLLTEAIEETGYKVGDEIAFALDPASSEFYDEKLGKYVVGGKEYDRGELLELYKELVSRYPIVSLEDPFHEEDWEGFVEITKELGKKIQIVGDDIFVTNPKRIRKAIELGAANALLLKVNQIGTLSEAIDAAYTAYRAGYGVVVSHRSGETDDPFIADLAVALNTGQIKTGAPARMDRNAKYNQLIRIEEELEGIAYYPGKKFHNPFL; this is translated from the coding sequence ATGGAGAACCCGTTCGAGATTACGGCGGTTATAGCGAGGGAAATCCTCGACAGCAGGGGGAACCCAACGGTCGAGGTTGAGGTTTACACGCCGGTTAGCATGGGGCGCGCCGCAGTTCCCAGCGGTGCCTCAACCGGAACCCACGAGGCGGTCGAGCTCCGCGACGGAGGAAAGCGCTACCACGGAAAGGGTGTCAAAAGGGCCGTTGAGAACGTCAACAAGATAATCGCCCCCGAAATCATCGGGATGGACGTCACCTGGCAGAGGGACATCGACACCCTCATGATTGAGCTCGACGGCACCGAGAACAAGAGCAACCTCGGAGCCAACGCAATCCTCGGCGTTTCTCTCGCTGTTGCCAAGGCCGCCGCGAACGCCCTCGGCCTTCCGCTCTACCAGTACATCGGCGGAACCAACGCCTACGTCATGCCGGTTCCGATGAGCAACGTCATCAACGGAGGTGTTCACGCGGGCAACGAGCTGGATTTCCAGGAGTTCATGATAATGCCCGTTGGAGCCGACTCCTTCAGGGAAGGCATAAGATGGGTCTCCGAGACCTACCACACCCTCAAGAAGGTCATAGCCGAGAAGTACGGCAAGAACGCCGTCAACGTCGGCGACGAGGGTGGATTCGCCCCGCCACTCAGGGAGCCCAGCGAGGCCCTCGACCTCCTCACCGAGGCCATTGAGGAGACGGGTTATAAGGTCGGCGACGAGATAGCCTTCGCCCTCGATCCGGCTTCAAGTGAGTTCTACGACGAGAAGCTCGGCAAATACGTCGTTGGTGGAAAGGAGTACGACCGCGGAGAGCTACTCGAGCTCTACAAGGAGCTTGTGAGCAGGTACCCGATAGTCTCCCTCGAGGACCCGTTCCACGAGGAGGACTGGGAAGGCTTCGTCGAGATAACGAAGGAGCTCGGAAAGAAGATACAGATAGTCGGCGACGATATATTCGTCACCAACCCCAAGAGGATAAGGAAGGCCATCGAGCTCGGCGCCGCCAACGCGCTCCTGCTCAAGGTCAACCAGATTGGAACGCTGAGCGAGGCGATAGATGCCGCCTACACCGCCTACCGCGCCGGCTATGGCGTTGTCGTCTCCCACCGCTCCGGAGAAACCGACGACCCCTTCATAGCGGACCTCGCGGTGGCCCTCAACACCGGCCAGATAAAGACCGGCGCCCCAGCCAGGATGGACAGGAACGCCAAGTACAACCAACTCATACGTATCGAGGAGGAACTCGAGGGAATAGCCTACTATCCGGGCAAGAAGTTCCACAACCCGTTCCTCTGA
- a CDS encoding ECF transporter S component, with amino-acid sequence MDEALRELAGYAPYAFILAIAVFGLYLWLNRSKFRSVNVIAVAGISTALVAVATKVINVPVPATGGYINFGDTMVMFVAMVFGPIIGAFAGGVGSAIGDVISGYPGWSPITLIIKGIEGLAVGYIAQKLEGTAGLIVAGTIGGILMVSGYFIFEYYAFGFTAAYSELPGNLVQAVTGIIVGTGLANAIKKRYPEVESLL; translated from the coding sequence ATGGACGAAGCCCTTAGAGAACTCGCCGGCTATGCCCCATACGCGTTTATTCTCGCGATAGCGGTCTTCGGTCTCTACCTGTGGCTTAACCGCTCTAAGTTCAGAAGTGTGAACGTGATAGCGGTCGCAGGGATTTCAACGGCCCTCGTTGCGGTTGCAACGAAAGTAATCAACGTTCCAGTACCCGCCACGGGCGGGTACATAAACTTCGGTGACACCATGGTCATGTTCGTTGCAATGGTCTTCGGGCCCATCATTGGGGCCTTCGCAGGGGGTGTCGGCTCAGCCATTGGAGATGTCATCTCGGGTTATCCAGGTTGGTCCCCCATAACACTAATCATCAAGGGTATCGAAGGTCTCGCCGTCGGCTACATCGCCCAGAAGCTCGAAGGGACCGCCGGCCTCATAGTAGCAGGAACGATAGGCGGAATCCTCATGGTCTCGGGCTATTTCATCTTCGAGTACTATGCCTTTGGCTTCACCGCAGCGTACTCGGAACTCCCCGGAAACCTGGTGCAGGCTGTGACGGGAATAATCGTCGGAACCGGGCTCGCAAACGCAATAAAGAAAAGATATCCCGAGGTTGAGAGCCTGCTCTAA
- a CDS encoding ATP-binding protein has protein sequence MEGLKLYQSYEVYGLSANPFEQLASEGIADVESIHVYQEIDMRLQMIVSEVIGNKSSIALSIVGPLGMGKTQRLKTLAKAIEENKGKAIYVKVDTNDILKLTRDIFYALKPPKSRTNIFLENLSRKLGFIDRLEKMLSDSKEYKSRDIAELLVEQMSKYPYCALLLDELENMGSAREHEKIQFFEMLRHFISTMPKGCIVAFACVPEAYEEYTKIFPAFFMRLHYEFKLRPMSLDETFELVKKRLNRVRIRDTDDPLYPFTEEAIRLIHQLGKGNPRQILRLLHYVLSESAKHKFDPIDDYVVTTILEEPKSLEEYLTRIPKEYKDLVEAIVFEFNGGPVSYIQVAKVVKKPGMQVYDKLNELIRLGFLVGDPKGNYKVPDYVRKFLEEGQAEKLKGE, from the coding sequence ATGGAGGGTCTTAAGCTTTACCAGTCATACGAGGTTTACGGTCTCTCGGCCAATCCCTTTGAACAGCTCGCCAGCGAAGGAATAGCCGACGTCGAGAGCATTCACGTTTATCAGGAGATAGACATGCGCCTCCAGATGATTGTTTCGGAGGTAATCGGCAACAAAAGCTCGATAGCGCTCAGCATCGTCGGGCCTCTTGGAATGGGTAAAACGCAGAGGCTCAAAACGCTCGCGAAGGCCATAGAGGAGAACAAAGGCAAGGCGATATACGTCAAAGTCGATACCAACGACATCCTCAAGCTCACGCGCGACATCTTCTACGCGCTGAAGCCCCCCAAGAGCAGGACGAACATATTCCTCGAAAACCTCAGCAGGAAGCTCGGCTTCATTGACAGGCTTGAGAAGATGCTCAGCGACTCGAAGGAGTACAAGAGCAGGGACATAGCAGAGCTCCTCGTCGAGCAGATGAGCAAGTATCCCTACTGCGCGCTCCTCCTGGACGAGCTGGAGAACATGGGGAGCGCAAGGGAGCACGAGAAGATTCAGTTCTTCGAGATGCTGAGGCACTTCATAAGCACGATGCCGAAGGGCTGTATCGTTGCCTTCGCCTGCGTTCCAGAAGCTTATGAGGAGTACACGAAGATATTCCCCGCCTTCTTCATGCGCCTCCACTACGAGTTCAAGCTCCGCCCGATGAGCCTTGACGAGACGTTTGAGCTCGTGAAGAAGAGGCTCAACCGCGTTCGCATAAGGGACACCGACGACCCGCTGTATCCCTTCACGGAGGAGGCGATAAGGTTAATCCACCAGCTCGGGAAGGGCAACCCGAGGCAGATTTTAAGACTCCTTCACTACGTCCTAAGCGAGTCCGCGAAGCACAAGTTCGACCCGATTGACGATTACGTGGTCACAACGATTCTTGAGGAGCCCAAGAGCCTTGAGGAGTACCTCACGAGGATTCCGAAGGAGTACAAGGACCTGGTTGAGGCCATCGTCTTCGAGTTCAACGGCGGGCCGGTGAGCTACATACAGGTCGCCAAGGTCGTCAAGAAGCCGGGAATGCAGGTCTACGACAAGCTGAACGAGCTCATAAGGCTCGGCTTCCTCGTCGGCGACCCGAAGGGCAACTACAAGGTTCCAGACTACGTCAGAAAGTTTTTAGAGGAGGGGCAGGCGGAGAAGCTGAAGGGTGAGTGA
- the trxB gene encoding thioredoxin-disulfide reductase yields the protein MFSLGGFSRGGEYEKKLWDVLIIGAGPAGFTAAIYAKRFGLDTLIISKDLGGNMALTDLIENYPGFPEGISGSELTNRMHEHVKRLGVDIVFDEVERIDPAECAYYEGPCKFTVKTKNGKEYRGKTIIIAVGASPRKLKVPGEEELTGRGVSYCATCDGPLFKGKKVIVVGGGNTALQEALYLKSIGVDVTLVHRRDKFRADKILQDRFKESGIPAILDTVVTEIIGKDKVEAVRLKNVKTGEEKEMKVDGVFIFIGYEPKTDFVKHLDITDDYGYIPVDMHMRTKVPGIFAAGDITNVFKQIAVAVGQGAIAANSAKEFLEKWGEKNGE from the coding sequence ATGTTCAGCCTTGGAGGATTCTCACGCGGTGGTGAGTACGAGAAGAAGCTGTGGGACGTCCTCATCATCGGAGCTGGCCCAGCGGGCTTTACGGCGGCGATATACGCCAAGCGCTTCGGCCTCGACACGCTGATTATCAGCAAGGACCTGGGAGGAAACATGGCCTTGACCGACCTCATCGAGAACTACCCCGGCTTCCCCGAGGGAATCAGCGGTTCGGAGCTGACCAACAGGATGCACGAGCACGTCAAGAGGCTCGGTGTCGATATAGTCTTCGACGAGGTCGAGAGGATTGACCCGGCCGAGTGCGCCTACTACGAGGGCCCGTGCAAGTTCACCGTGAAGACCAAGAACGGCAAGGAGTACCGCGGAAAGACGATAATCATAGCGGTCGGAGCCTCGCCCAGGAAGCTCAAGGTTCCGGGCGAGGAGGAACTCACGGGAAGGGGCGTTTCTTACTGCGCCACCTGCGACGGCCCGCTCTTCAAGGGCAAGAAGGTCATCGTCGTCGGCGGTGGAAACACCGCTTTACAGGAGGCCCTCTACCTTAAGAGCATAGGCGTTGACGTAACGCTCGTCCACAGGCGCGACAAGTTCAGGGCCGACAAGATACTGCAGGACCGCTTCAAGGAGAGCGGGATTCCGGCGATACTCGACACGGTCGTCACCGAGATAATCGGAAAGGACAAGGTCGAGGCTGTGAGGCTGAAGAACGTCAAGACCGGCGAGGAGAAGGAGATGAAGGTCGATGGAGTCTTCATCTTCATCGGCTACGAGCCAAAGACCGACTTTGTAAAGCACCTCGACATAACCGACGACTACGGCTACATTCCGGTTGACATGCACATGCGCACCAAGGTTCCCGGCATATTCGCGGCCGGCGACATAACCAACGTCTTCAAGCAGATAGCGGTCGCGGTCGGCCAGGGAGCCATTGCGGCGAACTCCGCCAAGGAGTTCCTTGAGAAGTGGGGAGAGAAGAACGGGGAGTGA
- a CDS encoding 4Fe-4S dicluster domain-containing protein — MRAPILVPTVLRNLVRKPATNLFPKTEPVPVPENFRGQLKYNVDKCVGCRMCVTVCPAGVFVYLPDIRKVALWTGRCVYCAQCVDVCPTGALQMSDEFLLASYDNYDEKFIPLKEEKIEEIRKKLEEQKKAKEKAKAEKAKTEKKGSK, encoded by the coding sequence GTGAGGGCGCCAATACTCGTCCCAACGGTGCTCAGGAACCTCGTCAGAAAGCCAGCGACCAACCTCTTTCCGAAGACCGAGCCGGTGCCGGTTCCCGAGAACTTCAGGGGCCAGCTTAAGTACAACGTCGACAAGTGCGTCGGCTGTAGAATGTGCGTCACAGTCTGCCCGGCGGGGGTCTTTGTTTACCTGCCCGACATCAGGAAGGTGGCGCTGTGGACTGGAAGGTGCGTTTACTGCGCCCAGTGCGTTGATGTCTGCCCGACCGGAGCGCTCCAGATGAGCGACGAGTTCCTCCTGGCGAGCTACGACAACTACGACGAGAAATTTATCCCGCTGAAGGAGGAGAAAATCGAGGAGATACGGAAGAAACTTGAGGAGCAGAAGAAGGCCAAGGAAAAGGCCAAAGCCGAGAAGGCCAAGACCGAGAAAAAGGGGTCAAAGTAA
- a CDS encoding radical SAM protein — protein MKKLKIYIPGIKFPSISLTGSYCALNCAHCGRHYLEGMKKPTRKGLLNFCLDLERSGGRGCLLSGGMDSRLKVPIDKYADELREIKRRTSLKLNAHVGFIDESDLEWLKYVDVVSLDFVGDDGVIRRVYKIDKTVEDYLHIVELLTENGIRVAPHITIGLDFGRIHWEYRAIDLLAQYPIDVLVLDVLIPTKGTEMENVPKPGVEESLKVVEYARERFDGELSIGCMRPTGRWRVEFDRGAVLKGVDRLTNPPRKVIEWAKTVREVEIIYECCVM, from the coding sequence ATGAAAAAACTAAAAATCTATATCCCCGGAATCAAATTCCCATCAATCTCGCTCACCGGAAGCTACTGTGCGCTCAACTGCGCCCACTGCGGGAGGCACTACCTTGAGGGCATGAAGAAGCCGACGCGAAAGGGGCTCCTGAACTTCTGCCTCGACCTTGAGCGCTCCGGCGGGCGGGGCTGTCTGCTGAGCGGGGGGATGGACTCCCGGCTGAAGGTGCCGATTGACAAGTACGCGGACGAGCTGAGGGAGATTAAGAGGAGAACGAGCCTAAAGCTCAACGCCCACGTCGGATTCATAGACGAGAGCGATTTGGAGTGGTTGAAATACGTTGATGTCGTCTCCCTCGACTTCGTCGGCGATGACGGCGTGATAAGGCGAGTTTACAAGATAGACAAAACCGTAGAAGATTACCTCCACATAGTTGAACTACTCACCGAGAACGGAATTCGCGTGGCTCCGCACATAACGATAGGCCTCGACTTCGGGAGAATCCACTGGGAGTACCGGGCGATTGACCTCCTCGCTCAGTACCCGATAGACGTCCTAGTGCTGGACGTTCTCATCCCGACGAAGGGAACGGAAATGGAAAACGTCCCGAAACCGGGCGTTGAGGAGAGCCTGAAGGTCGTCGAGTACGCGCGCGAGCGCTTTGACGGGGAGCTGAGCATAGGCTGCATGCGTCCAACGGGAAGGTGGCGGGTGGAATTCGACAGGGGGGCGGTTCTGAAAGGAGTTGACAGATTGACGAATCCGCCGAGGAAAGTCATCGAGTGGGCAAAAACTGTCAGAGAAGTCGAGATAATCTATGAGTGCTGTGTTATGTGA
- a CDS encoding metal-dependent hydrolase: MPNYDTHVLSGIVTYPIAVLIGELLKVYAKLPIELTATALILGYAFYVLGSDLPDMDHPDALIHRGSKPIVSVAAGSAVFLWARGFVHMNPAWLDPVVSWVAGALAGLVAWYAFTWLMPKHRGIVHSLLFAGIYGLLAFLLVEYGLKMSTGEGIFVGLSAFLGYTLHLTLDRSVKLV; this comes from the coding sequence TTGCCGAACTACGATACCCACGTGCTCAGCGGAATAGTGACCTACCCAATAGCGGTGCTCATCGGCGAGCTCCTGAAGGTCTACGCCAAGCTACCGATTGAGTTAACCGCAACGGCGCTAATCCTTGGATATGCGTTCTACGTCCTGGGAAGCGATTTACCCGACATGGACCACCCGGACGCGCTGATTCACAGGGGCTCAAAGCCGATAGTCAGCGTCGCCGCCGGAAGCGCCGTCTTCCTATGGGCCAGGGGATTCGTTCACATGAACCCGGCGTGGCTCGACCCCGTCGTCTCGTGGGTCGCGGGTGCACTGGCAGGGCTCGTAGCGTGGTACGCCTTCACGTGGCTCATGCCGAAGCACAGGGGAATAGTCCACTCGCTACTCTTCGCAGGAATCTACGGACTACTCGCGTTCCTTTTGGTCGAGTATGGCCTCAAGATGTCAACGGGCGAGGGAATCTTCGTCGGTTTGAGCGCTTTCCTCGGCTACACCCTCCACCTAACCCTCGACCGCTCGGTTAAGCTGGTTTAG
- a CDS encoding THUMP domain-containing protein has protein sequence MILLVTAPPGREGDTILELEWALGKVRVKGTDWRGVLLAETPLPKDEALKRLRNFETQAIQRVVPLERLVPARWGEVEKAVLELGKAIDGTFAVRARVRGNKRLSQRELEIKLGSLLVERYNLKVNLSEPDYTVLVEVLGKKAGIGLVRKGEVLRFEVKE, from the coding sequence ATGATTCTCCTCGTAACGGCACCGCCCGGCAGAGAAGGCGATACGATACTCGAGCTGGAGTGGGCACTGGGGAAGGTGAGGGTTAAAGGAACGGACTGGCGGGGCGTCCTCCTCGCTGAAACTCCCCTACCAAAGGACGAGGCCCTCAAACGGTTGAGGAACTTCGAGACGCAGGCGATACAGAGGGTGGTTCCCCTTGAAAGGCTCGTTCCGGCCAGGTGGGGGGAGGTAGAGAAGGCCGTCCTTGAGCTGGGGAAAGCGATAGACGGAACCTTCGCCGTCCGCGCCAGAGTTCGCGGGAATAAACGGCTCTCCCAGAGGGAGCTCGAAATCAAACTTGGCTCGCTCCTCGTCGAGCGCTACAACCTGAAGGTCAACCTGAGCGAGCCCGATTACACCGTCCTCGTCGAAGTCCTTGGCAAAAAGGCCGGAATCGGCCTCGTCCGGAAGGGCGAGGTTCTCCGCTTCGAGGTGAAGGAATAA
- a CDS encoding ferritin family protein, which translates to MLDVDDVIERLQKLSYEEALAYWIASELEEAEFYRKLAERAKNLGLPESLVETFLRLSEDSERHAVELRKEFKASFGREPSTEIPPLEVLPVLDRFERADQVKEVLETAMESELIAMNAYKALAEKVGDERLRELYLKLADVERGHYEALKREYERLGDGND; encoded by the coding sequence ATGCTGGACGTCGATGATGTCATCGAGAGACTCCAGAAGCTGAGCTACGAGGAGGCCTTGGCCTACTGGATAGCCAGCGAGCTGGAGGAGGCCGAGTTTTATCGCAAGCTGGCCGAGAGAGCTAAGAACCTTGGGCTTCCAGAGAGCCTCGTGGAGACTTTTCTCAGGCTGAGCGAGGACTCCGAGAGGCACGCAGTTGAGCTCAGAAAGGAGTTCAAAGCCTCTTTCGGCAGGGAGCCGTCAACGGAAATCCCTCCTCTTGAAGTTTTACCAGTTCTCGACCGTTTTGAAAGGGCCGACCAGGTTAAGGAGGTCCTTGAAACCGCTATGGAGAGCGAGCTCATAGCGATGAACGCCTACAAAGCCCTCGCCGAAAAGGTTGGGGATGAGCGGTTAAGAGAACTCTACCTCAAGCTCGCCGACGTGGAGAGGGGCCACTACGAGGCCCTGAAGAGGGAATACGAACGGTTGGGTGATGGAAATGATTGA